One genomic segment of Amycolatopsis sp. Hca4 includes these proteins:
- a CDS encoding glycosyl hydrolase family 18 protein, which translates to MSVSLALAAFSAGSLVAAAGTAEAATPLPAHVFAPYFEAWTGESPAALAQQSGAKHLTMAFIQAATKGSCTVYWNGDTGMPIATGTFGADIATIRSRGGDVIPSFGGYTADNTGTEIADSCTSVDSIAAAYEAVITTYDVPRLDMDIEDNSLTNSAGIDRRNKALKKVQDWAAASGRPLQISYTLPTTTRGLADSGLNVLRNAVTNGTRVDVVNLMTFDYYDNAAHQMATDTQTAATGLVSQLAALYPGKTQAQLWATVGITEMIGVDDFGPAETFTTADAATVYNWAVSKGINTLSFWALQRDNGSCPGGAAADNCSGIAQDTWFFSHAFAPFTGGTSVPGNDFSLAANPASAAVDPGGSASATVSTAVTSGSAQQVTLSVTGAPAGVSAAVSPGSVTAGGSATLSVSTTSAAVPGVYPLTVTGAAASGSHNTTFTLTVKGTPPAGGVVNGGFETGALSPWTAPGDAIVASPAHSGTHALQVTPSASATGEAAQTVTLAPNHAYTLTAWVQGNYAYVGVRGGATASAWTSGSGWTRLSVPFTTGASGAVTVYVHGWYGQSAVYADDFAIG; encoded by the coding sequence TTGTCCGTTTCCCTTGCCCTGGCGGCGTTCTCGGCCGGATCCCTGGTCGCCGCGGCCGGCACCGCCGAAGCCGCCACGCCGCTGCCCGCGCACGTCTTCGCGCCGTACTTCGAAGCCTGGACCGGCGAGAGCCCCGCCGCGCTGGCGCAGCAGTCCGGCGCCAAGCACCTCACCATGGCGTTCATCCAGGCCGCCACCAAGGGCTCCTGCACGGTGTACTGGAACGGCGACACCGGCATGCCGATCGCCACCGGCACCTTCGGGGCCGACATCGCCACCATCCGCTCCCGCGGCGGCGACGTCATCCCGTCCTTCGGCGGCTACACCGCCGACAACACCGGCACCGAGATCGCCGACAGCTGCACCAGCGTCGACTCCATCGCCGCCGCCTACGAGGCGGTGATCACCACCTACGACGTGCCCCGGCTCGACATGGACATCGAGGACAACTCGCTGACCAACTCCGCCGGGATCGACCGCCGCAACAAGGCCCTCAAGAAGGTCCAGGACTGGGCGGCGGCCTCCGGGCGCCCGCTGCAGATCTCCTACACCCTGCCCACGACCACCCGCGGCCTCGCCGACAGCGGCCTGAACGTGCTGCGCAACGCCGTCACCAACGGCACCCGCGTCGACGTCGTCAACCTGATGACCTTCGACTACTACGACAACGCCGCCCACCAGATGGCCACCGACACCCAGACCGCCGCCACCGGCCTGGTCTCGCAGCTGGCCGCCCTCTACCCGGGCAAGACCCAGGCGCAGCTGTGGGCGACGGTCGGGATCACCGAGATGATCGGCGTCGACGACTTCGGCCCGGCCGAGACGTTCACCACCGCCGACGCCGCCACCGTCTACAACTGGGCCGTCTCGAAGGGCATCAACACGCTGTCCTTCTGGGCGCTGCAACGCGACAACGGCAGCTGCCCCGGCGGCGCCGCGGCCGACAACTGCTCCGGCATCGCCCAGGACACCTGGTTCTTCAGCCACGCGTTCGCACCCTTCACCGGCGGCACCTCCGTGCCCGGCAACGACTTCTCCCTCGCCGCGAACCCGGCCTCGGCCGCGGTGGACCCGGGCGGCTCGGCGTCGGCGACGGTGAGCACCGCGGTCACCTCCGGCTCCGCCCAGCAGGTCACCCTCTCGGTCACCGGCGCGCCCGCCGGCGTCAGCGCGGCCGTCAGCCCCGGCTCAGTGACCGCGGGCGGCAGCGCGACGCTCTCGGTGAGCACCACCTCGGCGGCCGTCCCGGGCGTCTACCCGCTCACCGTCACCGGCGCCGCCGCCTCCGGCAGCCACAACACCACCTTCACCCTTACCGTCAAGGGCACCCCGCCCGCGGGTGGCGTGGTCAACGGCGGCTTCGAAACCGGCGCGCTGAGCCCCTGGACCGCCCCGGGCGACGCGATCGTCGCCTCGCCGGCGCACTCGGGCACGCACGCCCTGCAGGTGACGCCCTCGGCATCGGCCACCGGCGAAGCGGCGCAGACCGTGACGCTCGCCCCGAACCACGCCTACACCCTCACGGCGTGGGTGCAGGGCAACTACGCCTACGTCGGCGTCCGGGGCGGAGCCACGGCGAGCGCGTGGACGTCCGGCAGCGGCTGGACGCGGCTGTCGGTGCCGTTCACGACCGGCGCGTCGGGCGCGGTGACGGTCTACGTCCACGGCTGGTACGGCCAAAGTGCCGTCTACGCGGACGACTTCGCGATCGGTTAG
- a CDS encoding carboxymuconolactone decarboxylase family protein, which yields MPHIPLDPQLPGIRSLMAFRPETAVPLNALAQTLLRGPSSLTVGERELIAAVVSNGNECRFCHGSHAAAAAETLDGGRAVVDAACAGVDDAPLGAKMKALLRIALATRETGRAVTPELIAAARAEGATDVELHDTVLIAAAFCMYNRYVDGLATVAPEDPAAYELMGKVLAAEGYGR from the coding sequence ATGCCGCACATCCCGCTCGACCCGCAGCTGCCCGGCATCCGCTCCCTGATGGCGTTCCGGCCCGAGACCGCCGTCCCGCTCAACGCACTGGCGCAGACGCTCCTGCGCGGCCCGAGCAGCCTGACCGTCGGCGAGCGCGAGCTGATCGCGGCGGTGGTGTCGAACGGCAACGAATGCCGCTTCTGCCACGGAAGCCACGCCGCGGCGGCGGCCGAAACCCTCGACGGCGGCCGCGCGGTGGTCGACGCGGCCTGCGCCGGCGTCGACGACGCCCCGCTGGGGGCGAAGATGAAGGCGCTGCTGCGGATCGCCCTCGCCACCCGCGAAACCGGCCGGGCGGTGACACCCGAGCTGATCGCGGCGGCGCGCGCGGAGGGCGCGACCGACGTCGAACTGCACGACACGGTCCTGATCGCGGCGGCGTTCTGCATGTACAACCGCTACGTCGACGGCCTGGCCACGGTGGCCCCGGAGGACCCGGCCGCCTACGAGCTGATGGGCAAGGTGCTGGCGGCGGAGGGCTACGGCCGCTAG
- a CDS encoding zinc-binding dehydrogenase encodes MRAAEIRTAGQPPVVVDRAEPVPGPGEVAVRVTAAPITPLDLLCASGTSYFGAPATPYVPGVQGVGERAGRPVWFATAAGMQPGDGSMAEHAVAASADVVVLPDGADHTLVAALGLSAVAAWRCLTGTGGLAAGETVLVLGAGGVVGQSAVQLARVAGAGRVIACARSEAALDRARSSGADGTVRLEDGEDADELAQRLSAVAGPVDLVIDPVCGLPAVAALRTLRPGGRLVNLGSAAGEVCPVPSALLRSRSLRILGYTNNELSAGERREALLTVVDQAVRGALTVGYERVPLQDAARAWRRPGRVVLVP; translated from the coding sequence GTGCGCGCGGCGGAGATCCGCACCGCCGGGCAGCCCCCGGTGGTGGTGGACCGGGCCGAGCCGGTCCCCGGACCCGGCGAGGTCGCCGTCCGGGTGACGGCGGCGCCGATCACCCCGCTCGATCTGCTGTGCGCGTCCGGCACGTCCTACTTCGGCGCACCGGCCACGCCGTACGTGCCGGGCGTGCAGGGGGTGGGCGAGCGGGCGGGGAGGCCGGTCTGGTTCGCCACCGCGGCGGGCATGCAGCCCGGGGACGGCAGCATGGCCGAGCACGCGGTGGCCGCGTCCGCCGACGTGGTCGTCCTGCCGGACGGGGCCGATCACACGCTGGTCGCGGCGCTCGGGCTGTCGGCCGTCGCGGCGTGGCGGTGCCTGACGGGCACGGGCGGGCTGGCCGCGGGTGAGACGGTGCTGGTGCTCGGCGCGGGCGGGGTGGTCGGCCAGTCGGCCGTCCAGCTGGCTCGGGTGGCCGGGGCCGGGCGGGTGATCGCGTGCGCGCGCTCCGAGGCGGCGTTGGACCGCGCCCGCTCGTCCGGCGCGGACGGCACGGTCCGGCTCGAGGACGGCGAGGACGCCGACGAGCTGGCGCAGCGGCTGTCCGCGGTGGCCGGCCCGGTCGACCTGGTGATCGATCCGGTGTGCGGGCTCCCGGCCGTGGCGGCCTTGCGGACCCTGCGCCCGGGCGGGCGGCTGGTCAACCTGGGCAGCGCGGCCGGCGAGGTGTGCCCGGTGCCGTCGGCCCTGCTGCGCAGCCGGTCTCTGCGGATCCTCGGCTACACGAACAACGAGCTCAGCGCGGGCGAACGCCGGGAAGCGCTGCTCACGGTGGTGGACCAGGCGGTGCGAGGGGCGTTGACGGTCGGCTACGAGCGGGTCCCGCTCCAGGACGCGGCCCGGGCGTGGCGCCGCCCGGGCCGTGTCGTTCTGGTGCCGTGA
- a CDS encoding dioxygenase, with protein MQLVTEDNITELAAQRWASAHDPRTAEVMAALVRHLHAFAREVRLSETEWMAAMRWLTETGQISDEKREEFILASDVLGLSMLVVQMNHAFDAKATPATVLGPFHIDGSPEKEFGGDMSDGLPGTPLYITGTVRGLDGFPVVGAVLDVWQADEEGAYESQIPDIDEARLRAKYTSRADGTYCLRTIAPKGYSIPMDGPVGALIRGTDISHFRPAHVHFLINAAGYEPLITHLFQEGAQYLDSDVVFGTKQELVVAFEPREPGPTPDGGTSAEPWLEARYDFVLQPV; from the coding sequence ATGCAGCTGGTCACCGAGGACAACATCACCGAGCTCGCCGCGCAGCGCTGGGCGAGCGCGCACGATCCGCGGACGGCGGAGGTGATGGCGGCGCTGGTGCGCCACCTGCACGCCTTCGCCCGCGAAGTGCGGCTCAGCGAGACCGAGTGGATGGCCGCGATGCGGTGGCTGACCGAGACCGGGCAGATCAGCGACGAGAAGCGGGAGGAGTTCATCCTCGCCTCCGACGTGCTCGGGCTGAGCATGCTGGTAGTGCAGATGAACCACGCCTTCGACGCGAAGGCGACCCCGGCCACCGTGCTCGGCCCCTTCCACATCGACGGCTCGCCGGAGAAGGAGTTCGGCGGCGACATGTCCGACGGCCTGCCCGGCACGCCGCTGTACATCACCGGCACGGTCCGCGGCCTGGACGGCTTCCCGGTGGTCGGCGCGGTCCTCGACGTCTGGCAGGCCGACGAGGAAGGCGCGTACGAGTCGCAGATCCCGGACATCGACGAGGCCCGGCTGCGCGCGAAGTACACCAGCCGCGCCGACGGGACGTACTGCCTGCGCACGATCGCGCCGAAGGGGTACTCGATCCCGATGGACGGCCCGGTCGGCGCGCTCATCCGCGGCACCGACATCAGCCACTTCCGGCCCGCGCACGTGCACTTCCTGATCAACGCGGCCGGCTACGAGCCGCTGATCACCCACCTGTTCCAGGAGGGCGCGCAGTACCTGGACAGCGACGTGGTGTTCGGCACCAAGCAGGAGCTGGTGGTCGCCTTCGAGCCGCGCGAGCCGGGGCCGACGCCGGACGGCGGCACGTCGGCGGAGCCGTGGCTCGAGGCGCGTTACGACTTCGTCCTGCAGCCGGTCTGA
- a CDS encoding citryl-CoA lyase codes for MADPVYETALGASTKDKITLLGQDLAEDVMGKVGFGELAFWLATQRRPSPGETRVFEAVLAALADHGFTPTAIVTRLTYLSAPDSVQGALAAGLLGGGSRFLGVTEDCGRFLHDVLTEAGERPSDEAGWDALALATVEKARAAKKFVPGLGHHVHKDGDPRTPRLFAIAAEEGLRGPHLELFAAIGRVHPQVLGRTLPLNGAGVCGAALADLGLPLELLRGFALLARTAGLIGQLAEELRHPVANDVFLSVDLNNRSVPPDPHA; via the coding sequence ATGGCTGACCCGGTCTACGAAACCGCCCTCGGTGCGTCCACGAAGGACAAGATCACCCTGCTCGGGCAGGACCTCGCCGAGGACGTCATGGGGAAGGTCGGGTTCGGCGAGCTCGCTTTCTGGCTGGCGACCCAGCGACGTCCGTCCCCAGGGGAAACGAGGGTCTTCGAGGCGGTGCTGGCCGCGCTGGCCGACCACGGCTTCACCCCGACCGCGATCGTCACGCGGCTGACGTACCTGTCCGCGCCGGACTCCGTCCAGGGTGCCCTGGCGGCCGGCCTGCTGGGCGGTGGGTCGCGTTTCCTCGGCGTCACCGAAGACTGCGGCCGGTTCCTGCACGACGTCCTCACCGAGGCCGGCGAACGGCCGTCGGACGAGGCCGGGTGGGACGCGCTCGCGCTCGCCACCGTCGAAAAGGCCCGCGCGGCGAAGAAGTTCGTCCCCGGCCTCGGGCACCACGTGCACAAGGACGGCGACCCGCGCACCCCGCGGCTGTTCGCGATCGCCGCCGAAGAGGGGCTGCGCGGCCCGCACCTGGAGCTGTTCGCCGCGATCGGCCGGGTGCACCCGCAGGTGCTGGGCCGGACGCTGCCGCTCAACGGGGCCGGCGTCTGCGGGGCCGCGCTCGCCGACCTCGGGCTGCCGCTGGAGCTGCTGCGCGGGTTCGCGCTGCTGGCCAGGACCGCCGGGCTGATCGGCCAGCTCGCCGAGGAGCTGCGGCACCCCGTCGCCAACGACGTCTTCCTGTCCGTCGACCTGAACAACCGGTCGGTCCCGCCGGATCCGCACGCGTGA
- a CDS encoding CaiB/BaiF CoA-transferase family protein translates to MEPPTGPLSGLLVADFSRVLAGPYATMLLADMGADVVKVEGPQGDETRTWMPPVRGDVSTYYLGVNRGKRSIALDLRDEADAVLARELAARADVLIENFKPGGLAKYGLDYEAVRAANPGSVYASISGFGAGEGAHVPGYDLMVQAISGLMSLTGDPDGPPYRAGISVFDVMAGNHAVIGILAALRHRDATGEGQHVEVNLLSSALTGLVNHSSAYAAGGVVPYRMGNAHPSVFPYEPLPTADADLIVAAANDGQFRRLCQVLDLPEIPDDPRFARNADRTENREELRPILVERLAKRGAVDWFDALTEVGVPCGPINTIDGGFAMAERFGLDPVVEVGEGDRAVPTTRHPIRFSATPAGYRLPPPELDEHGAELRTWLTEPADG, encoded by the coding sequence GTGGAACCACCCACCGGCCCGCTGTCCGGGCTGCTGGTCGCGGACTTCTCGCGGGTGCTGGCCGGCCCGTACGCCACGATGCTGCTGGCGGACATGGGCGCCGACGTCGTCAAGGTCGAGGGCCCGCAGGGCGACGAAACGCGCACCTGGATGCCGCCGGTGCGCGGGGACGTCTCGACCTACTACCTCGGCGTCAACCGCGGGAAGCGCTCCATCGCCCTGGACCTGCGCGACGAGGCCGACGCCGTCCTCGCCCGCGAGCTGGCCGCCCGCGCGGACGTGCTGATCGAGAACTTCAAGCCCGGCGGGCTGGCCAAGTACGGCTTGGACTACGAGGCGGTCCGGGCAGCCAACCCCGGCAGCGTCTACGCCTCGATCAGCGGCTTCGGGGCCGGCGAAGGCGCGCACGTTCCCGGCTACGACCTGATGGTGCAGGCGATTTCGGGCCTGATGAGCCTGACCGGCGATCCGGACGGACCGCCGTACCGGGCCGGGATCTCGGTGTTCGACGTCATGGCGGGCAACCACGCGGTGATCGGCATCCTGGCCGCGCTGCGCCACCGCGACGCGACCGGCGAGGGCCAGCACGTCGAGGTCAACCTGCTGTCCTCGGCCCTGACCGGCCTGGTCAACCACAGCTCGGCCTACGCCGCCGGCGGCGTGGTGCCCTACCGGATGGGCAACGCCCACCCCAGCGTCTTCCCCTACGAACCGCTGCCGACCGCCGACGCCGACCTGATCGTCGCCGCGGCCAACGACGGGCAGTTCCGCCGGCTGTGCCAGGTCCTCGACCTGCCCGAGATCCCGGACGACCCGCGGTTCGCCCGCAACGCCGACCGCACCGAGAACCGCGAGGAGCTGCGGCCGATCCTGGTGGAGCGGCTGGCGAAACGCGGTGCGGTGGACTGGTTCGACGCGCTGACCGAGGTCGGTGTCCCGTGTGGACCGATCAACACGATCGACGGCGGGTTCGCGATGGCCGAGCGCTTCGGGCTGGACCCGGTCGTCGAGGTGGGCGAAGGCGACCGCGCGGTCCCGACGACCCGCCACCCCATCCGGTTTTCCGCGACCCCGGCCGGGTACCGGCTGCCGCCGCCGGAGCTCGACGAGCACGGTGCCGAACTGCGAACGTGGCTGACGGAGCCCGCCGATGGCTGA
- a CDS encoding IclR family transcriptional regulator C-terminal domain-containing protein, with protein MPREGTGPDFIEALARGLEVITAFGPQRPEMTLAEVAAATGLARPTARRILLTLEELGYVRTDGRGYALTPRVLGLGVAYVRSMGLWEVARPHLERLVARTGESCSIAQLDGSDIVYVARVAVPKIVGLSVQIGTRFPALPTSLGKVQLAALPPDELEAVLAQPTRSGLVPRWQPDRAERDAALREVRARGWALTDEQLTLGIRSVAAPLRDGAGRVIAGVNVNCHAAETPVEKLLDHHLPLLLQTAGEISADFARLDEVPHVTVPAVS; from the coding sequence ATGCCACGCGAGGGAACCGGTCCCGACTTCATCGAGGCGCTGGCGCGCGGGCTCGAGGTGATCACCGCGTTCGGGCCGCAGCGGCCGGAGATGACGCTCGCCGAAGTCGCCGCGGCGACCGGGCTGGCCCGCCCGACCGCCCGCCGGATCCTGCTCACCCTCGAAGAGCTCGGCTACGTCCGCACCGACGGGCGCGGCTACGCCCTGACCCCGCGGGTGCTCGGCCTCGGCGTGGCCTACGTGCGGTCGATGGGCCTGTGGGAGGTCGCCCGGCCGCACCTGGAACGCCTGGTCGCCCGCACGGGCGAATCGTGTTCGATCGCCCAGCTCGACGGCTCCGACATCGTCTACGTCGCCCGGGTGGCGGTCCCGAAGATCGTGGGGCTGAGCGTGCAGATCGGCACCCGGTTCCCGGCGTTGCCGACGTCGCTGGGCAAGGTGCAGCTCGCCGCACTGCCGCCGGACGAGCTGGAGGCGGTGCTGGCCCAGCCGACCCGGTCGGGGCTGGTCCCGCGCTGGCAGCCGGACCGCGCCGAGCGGGACGCCGCGCTGCGGGAGGTCCGGGCCCGCGGCTGGGCGCTCACCGACGAGCAGCTCACGCTCGGGATCCGGTCGGTGGCGGCGCCGCTGCGCGACGGGGCGGGGCGGGTGATCGCCGGCGTCAACGTCAACTGCCACGCCGCCGAGACCCCGGTGGAGAAGCTGCTCGACCACCACCTGCCCCTGCTGCTGCAGACCGCCGGGGAGATCAGCGCGGACTTCGCGCGCCTCGACGAGGTCCCGCACGTCACCGTCCCGGCGGTGTCTTGA
- a CDS encoding amidohydrolase family protein, whose amino-acid sequence MSGSIVLRGGTVLTLDDARRVLPGEDVLVDGDRIAAIGPALEVPAGTTEIDASGGIVMPGMIDTHRHLWQTAMRGYGADWTLTQYFVWYYLEWGKVFRPEDIHAGNLLGAWEALEAGVTTTVDWSHGLRTTAHADAAADALEAVPGRFVLAYGNIQDAPANWTATPEFRDFVARRTGGGLEGFQLAFDVTGDPAFPEKPAFEVARELGLPVTTHAGVWGATGDDGIRLMYDHGFMTPETVYVHGASLSADSYHRIAATGGSVSVSTESEQSAGQGYPPTWALRKYGIPVSLSMDTSVWWSGDLFSAMRATLGADRSREHLEAQAKGETVTHAALRAEQVVEWATRGGAAALGRSDLGSLEAGKQADVVLLKNDASPVSFPLLNPYGHVAFQAQRADVHTVLVGGRVVKRDGRLVGADLPAVRRHVEATVGYLRGQLGEEAWRQGMNPDVPETKILDNPYTYTDYQSDRTHGG is encoded by the coding sequence ATGTCCGGATCGATCGTCCTGCGGGGTGGCACGGTGCTGACCCTCGACGACGCGCGCCGCGTCCTGCCCGGCGAAGACGTCCTGGTCGACGGCGACCGCATCGCCGCGATCGGACCGGCGCTGGAGGTCCCGGCCGGCACCACCGAGATCGACGCCTCCGGCGGCATCGTCATGCCGGGCATGATCGACACCCACCGGCACCTGTGGCAGACGGCCATGCGCGGCTACGGCGCCGACTGGACGCTGACCCAGTACTTCGTCTGGTACTACCTCGAGTGGGGCAAGGTGTTCCGCCCCGAAGACATCCACGCGGGCAACCTGCTCGGCGCCTGGGAGGCACTGGAGGCCGGCGTCACGACCACCGTCGACTGGTCCCACGGCCTGCGGACCACTGCGCACGCCGACGCGGCGGCCGACGCGCTCGAAGCCGTCCCGGGCCGGTTCGTGCTCGCCTACGGCAACATCCAGGACGCCCCGGCGAACTGGACGGCCACGCCGGAGTTCCGCGACTTCGTCGCGCGCCGCACCGGCGGCGGTCTGGAGGGCTTCCAGCTCGCCTTCGACGTCACCGGTGACCCGGCGTTCCCGGAGAAGCCCGCGTTCGAGGTGGCCCGCGAGCTCGGCCTGCCGGTGACCACCCACGCCGGTGTCTGGGGCGCGACCGGCGACGACGGCATCCGGCTGATGTACGACCACGGGTTCATGACCCCGGAGACCGTCTACGTCCACGGCGCGTCGCTGTCGGCCGACTCCTACCACCGCATCGCCGCCACCGGCGGCTCGGTGTCGGTGTCCACCGAGAGCGAGCAGAGCGCCGGGCAGGGCTACCCGCCCACCTGGGCGCTGCGCAAGTACGGCATCCCGGTGTCGCTGTCGATGGACACCTCGGTCTGGTGGAGCGGCGACCTGTTCTCCGCCATGCGCGCCACCCTGGGCGCCGACCGGTCCCGGGAGCACCTGGAGGCCCAGGCCAAGGGCGAGACGGTCACGCACGCGGCGCTGCGCGCGGAACAGGTCGTGGAGTGGGCCACCCGCGGCGGCGCGGCGGCACTGGGCCGCTCGGACCTCGGCAGCCTCGAGGCCGGCAAGCAGGCCGACGTCGTGCTGCTGAAGAACGACGCGTCGCCGGTGTCGTTCCCGCTGCTCAACCCCTACGGCCACGTGGCGTTCCAGGCCCAGCGCGCCGACGTGCACACCGTCCTGGTCGGCGGCCGGGTGGTCAAGCGCGACGGCCGCCTGGTCGGCGCGGACCTGCCCGCCGTGCGGCGGCACGTCGAGGCGACGGTCGGGTACCTGCGCGGGCAGCTGGGGGAGGAGGCGTGGCGGCAGGGGATGAACCCCGACGTCCCGGAGACCAAGATCCTCGACAACCCGTACACCTACACCGACTACCAGAGCGACCGCACCCACGGCGGCTGA